The Engraulis encrasicolus isolate BLACKSEA-1 chromosome 22, IST_EnEncr_1.0, whole genome shotgun sequence genome includes a region encoding these proteins:
- the thg1l gene encoding probable tRNA(His) guanylyltransferase: MLLLQTATSVCVAASRVHRRAFTCGIAMAKSKFEYTRNFETDDTCLKNCYIVVRLDGRNFHKFSEQHGFVKPNDERALGLMRRSAESVIDNMEDVCIAYGQSDEFSFVFKRSTNLFRRRASKLMTHVASQFSSSFVFYWAEYFTQQPLLYPPSFDGRVVLYPSNRNLRDYLSWRQADCHINNLYNTVFWALVQKGGLSTTQAEERLRGTVAGDKNEILFSEFDINYNAEPQLYRKGTTLIWATVEEMVTKKGKPANQSEGEVQVSRTRRKVAVHHCDIIGEQFWEEHAAILESD; this comes from the exons atgctgctgctgcagactgcgacgagtgtgtgtgtggcagcttcTAGGGTACACCGGCGGGCGTTTACGTGTGGCATCGCCATGGCGAAGAGTAAATTTGAGTACACGAGGAACTTCGAGACGGACGACACCTGTCTAAAGAACTGTTACATCGTCGTCAGACTGGACGGACGCAACTTCCACAa gtTCTCTGAGCAGCATGGCTTCGTGAAGCCTAATGATGAGCGTGCGCTGGGTCTGATGAGGAGGAGTGCGGAGAGCGTGATTGACAACATGGAGGACGTCTGCATCGCCTACGGCCAGAGCGACGAGTTCAGCTTCGTATTCAAGAGATCCACCAACCTCTTCAGGAGgagggccag TAAGCTGATGACCCACGTGGCCTCCCAGTTCTCCTCCAGTTTCGTCTTCTACTGGGCCGAGTATTTTACCCAGCAGCCTCTGCTCTACCCGCCCAGCTTCGACGGCCGCGTGGTGCTGTATCCTAGCAACCGAAACCTGCGAGACTACCTCAGCTGGAGACAGGCCGACT gtcaCATTAATAACTTGTACAATACGGTGTTCTGGGCGCTGGTGCAGAAAGGAGGACTGAGCACCACACAGGCTGAGGAGCGACTCAGG GGGACGGTGGCTGGAGATAAGAATGAGATTTTGTTCTCTGAATTCGACATCAACTACAACGCTGAACCCCAGCTGTACCGCAAAGGCACCACGCTCATCTGGGCCACA GTAGAGGAGATGGTGACTAAGAAGGGTAAGCCGGCCAATCAGAGCGAGGGGGAGGTCCAGGTGAGCCGTACTCGCCGGAAGGTCGCCGTCCACCATTGTGACATCATCGGAGAACAGTTCTGGGAGGAGCATGCGGCCATTTTGGAATCTGACTGA
- the lsm11 gene encoding U7 snRNA-associated Sm-like protein LSm11, with protein MEERERKLSTRRTEGGKATGKSERGQRENVETREERVESQGEASGSVSVDSEPREQQQQLDSRLDICSEQFDPELALYSSTVVPLPFPNIKCFNNVAEYESFLKGGRGRAKPENVEKRQRAARKGVADPERIARLKELMVKNPTASEDAEEGTSGPRRLPRRQKTQKNVLTRMPLMAGSPLGSLNRCVQEHVRVKVHIRTFKGLRGVCSGFVVAFDKFWNLAMVDVDETYREPLLGQALYHEKALTVTRLFDKLKLQNEEASTSEATHKTDDPRTRRTHSHTQSAKGGHTHSHTHTPPAAPPAKPTSGGGTKYGRVRTRHVNQLFIRGENILLINIPNM; from the exons ATGGAGGAACGAGAGCGAAAGTTGTCAACAAGGCGCACAGAAGGTGGTAAAGCGACAGGGAAATCCGAGAGGGGTCAAAGAGAGAATgtagagaccagagaagagagagtagagtcACAGGGGGAGGCGAGTGGAAGTGTCTCGGTAGATTCAGAACcgcgagagcagcagcagcagttggaCTCCCGACTGGATATCTGCTCGGAACAGTTCGACCCAGAGTTAGCTCTGTATTCGTCCACCGTGGTACCTCTGCCCTTCCCCAACATCAAGTGCTTCAATAACGTCGCCGAGTACGAGAGCTTCCTAAAGGGAGGTCGTGGCCGAGCCAAGCCCGAGAACGTGGAGAAGAGACAACGGGCTGCACGGAAAGGAGTCGCGGATCCTGAGAGAATCGCGCGACTGAAAGAGTTGATGGTGAAGAATCCCACCGCCAGCGAGGATGCTGAGGAGGGCACGAGTGGACCTAGGAGGCTCCCACGGCGACAAAAGACGCAAAAGAATGTGTTGACAAGAATGCCAC TGATGGCTGGCAGTCCCTTGGGCTCCCTGAACCGCTGTGTGCAGGAGCACGTCCGGGTCAAAGTTCACATCCGCACCTTCAAGGGCTTACGGGGCGTGTGCTCCGGATTTGTGGTCGCCTTCGACAAGTTCTGGAACCTG gcgaTGGTGGATGTGGATGAGACCTACAGAGAGCCCCTGCTCGGACAAGCTCTCTACCACGAGAAAGCTTTGACAGTCACAAgg CTGTTTGATAAATTGAAACTACAAAATGAAGAAGCATCTACTTCTGAAGCGACGCACAAGACGGACGACCCCAGAACGcgacgcacacactctcacacacagtctgctaaaggaggacacacacactctcacactcacacaccgccTGCTGCACCGCCTGCTAAACCCACATCAGGGGGCGGGACTAAGTATGGACGGGTCCGCACGCGACATGTCAATCAGCTCTTCATCCGCGGGGAAAACATACTGCTAATAAACATTCCAAACATGTGA